A window from Polyodon spathula isolate WHYD16114869_AA chromosome 28, ASM1765450v1, whole genome shotgun sequence encodes these proteins:
- the LOC121301956 gene encoding uncharacterized protein LOC121301956 → MDRKAAYASLVEGVQHFDFTGESIPCNLIVTGDDAFPVAMTPKGDVMIAASQYGKGRMVVMSHENYMTFPRFAKFIRNAVNWLKPSPDALVGLHSSLQLLATELSSTGTKVKINNAYIEGMGVYCMNAYDDTQAAELLSFVKEGGALLIGGQAWHWSYSHTTENVFFSFNGNKLTSAAGIYFTTEYGQRIICPVQSEIPTSSLAVRSQMAVESSDEYKKKFLEAVFLFLKEGVSSVESLTVFLLTADKDHMEQEHDEIRRMIEEATQSVSKAEMVAKYQLAKVDEKYLVFTTEKSDLESEQTMKNMELNNLNTILVCHNQNLEYSKQSLETSYRQQRTAQQNLDSARARYHDEEKKRNIGIGLMFIPFIGTIVGATMVGVSQTAMNNAAELVKNAGAAVNKFRNEVSNYSNKVAEYTNLVTCKQNEISNTSSRLGAIKSKLQQLSQKRAATAEVQKKLRDATHFLSILAGRVQVAEVQTRSVLFFDPLITILEDISQHIVQLSGNEKYQLLYQQDIKPVIDRLKENNPKLKAICSTGEGLCENLTF, encoded by the exons ATGGATCGCAAAGCTGCGTACGCTTCATTGGTGGAAGGGGTGCAGCACTTTGACTTTACTGGAGAATCCATTCCTTGCAATCTTATAGTAACAGGAGATGATGCTTTCCCAGTTGCCATGACTCCGAAAGGGGATGTCATGATCGCTGCCTCTCAATATGGCAAGGGTCGGATGGTGGTCATGTCTCATGAAAACTATATGACGTTTCCAAGATTTGCCAAATTCATTCGAAATGCAGTAAATTGGCTGAAACCATCCCCAGATGCACTGGTTGGTCTCCACAGCAGCCTACAACTTTTAGCCACTGAGCTCTCTAGCACAGGAACAAAGGTTAAGATAAATAATGCTTATATTGAGGGAATGGGGGTTTACTGCATGAATGCATATGATGACACCCAGGCTGCAGAGCTCCTCAGCTTTGTAAAGGAAGGGGGTGCCCTGCTCATTGGTGGGCAGGCATGGCACTGGTCTTATTCACATacaactgaaaatgtgtttttctcttttaatggGAACAAACTGACCAGTGCTGCTGGCATTTATTTCACAACCGAATATGGACAGAGGATCATCTGTCCGGTCCAGAGTGAAATACCAACAAGCTCACTGGCAGTTAG GTCGCAAATGGCTGTAGAAAGCAGCGATGAGTACAAAAAGAAATTTCTGGAGGCAGTTTTCCTTTTTCTGAAAGAAGGGGTCAGCTCTGTTGAGTCACTCACGGTGTTTCTGCTGACTGCTGACAAAGACCACATGGAACAGGAGCATGATGAAATCAGGAGGATGATCGAAGAAGCTACCCAGAGTGTGTCAAAAGCAGAGATGGTTGCCAAATATCAACTTGCAAAGGTTGATGAAAAATATTTGGTGTTCACTACAGAGAAGAGCGATCTGGAAAGTGAACAAACAATGAAGAACATGGAATTGAATAATCTAAACACCATCCTTGTATGTCATAATCAAAACTTAGAGTACAGTAAACAAAGCTTGGAGACTTCGTATAGACAGCAGCGAACTGCACAACAAAACCTTGATAGTGCCAGAGCAAGGTATcatgatgaagaaaaaaaaaggaatatcgGAATTGGATTGATGTTCATACCCTTCATTGGGACAATAGTCG GAGCTACCATGGTTGGTGTTTCTCAAACAGCCATGAACAATGCAGCAGAGCTTGTCAAAAATGCAGGAGCTGCTGTGAATAAGTTCAGAAATGAAGTCAGTAACTATTCAAACAAAGTGGCCGAATACACTAATCTTGTGACTTGTAAGCAGAATGAAATCTCCAACACCAGCAGCCGTTTGGGGGCTATTAAGAGCAAGCTGCAGCAGTTATCCCAGAAGCGGGCAGCCACTGCTGAAGTGCAGAAGAAACTCCGAGATGCCACCCACTTCCTGAGCATCCTGGCTGGAAGAGTGCAGGTGGCCGAGGTGCAGACCAGGAGCGTACTCTTCTTCGATCCTCTGATCACCATACTGGAGGACATATCTCAGCACATAGTCCAGCTCTCGGGGAACGAGAAATACCAACTTCTCTACCAGCAGGATATCAAACCAGTGATAGACAGGCTGAAGGAAAACAACCCTAAACTCAAAGCCATCTGCAGCACAGGCGAGGGGCTTTGTGAAAATTTGACTTTTTAA